Proteins encoded in a region of the Verrucomicrobiota bacterium genome:
- a CDS encoding PDDEXK nuclease domain-containing protein: MTKPKQKIAAKKPEALFERVVSILEQARGNVVRAVNSNMVLAYWLIGREIVQELQGGAARAEYGKKVVEVLSARLTERYGEGFSGRNIKSFKQFYLVYSERLRIVRPMGAQSSAMGIPYPTGTESSEPEILSPLGIELARSRKGYPAGSESLAGFSPQLSWSHYRALMRVKNLEARDFYEREAVAGGWDKRTLERQIQSFYYERILKSRKPEKMLAEGRKLPVPAVPAGEALKHPYVLEFLGLPDRAAFHESDLERAIITHLQRFLLELGSGFAFVARQKHVRIEEQDRYIDLVFYHCRLKFYLLIDLKVGELTHADVGQMDGYVRMYDGLFIAPDDNPTIGLILCTEKNETVARYSVLSDRKQIFASKYMLCLPTEEQLRLEIEKERRLQEATLEDRNDE; this comes from the coding sequence ATGACCAAGCCAAAGCAAAAAATTGCCGCGAAAAAGCCGGAAGCGCTTTTTGAGCGCGTGGTTTCCATTCTGGAGCAGGCGCGTGGCAATGTGGTCCGGGCGGTGAACAGCAACATGGTGCTGGCCTACTGGCTGATCGGGCGCGAGATCGTCCAGGAATTGCAGGGCGGCGCGGCGCGGGCGGAGTATGGCAAAAAGGTGGTCGAGGTTCTGTCTGCACGGCTGACGGAGCGGTATGGGGAGGGATTCTCTGGACGAAACATCAAGTCATTCAAACAGTTTTATCTCGTTTACAGTGAGCGGCTTAGAATTGTGCGCCCAATGGGCGCACAATCTTCGGCGATGGGAATTCCGTACCCAACGGGTACTGAATCTTCGGAACCCGAAATTCTCTCCCCGTTGGGGATAGAATTGGCCCGGTCCAGGAAGGGCTATCCAGCGGGTAGCGAATCCCTGGCAGGTTTCTCGCCCCAGCTTTCCTGGTCGCATTACCGCGCGCTGATGCGCGTGAAAAACCTTGAGGCGCGGGATTTCTATGAGCGCGAGGCGGTCGCGGGTGGGTGGGACAAGCGCACGTTGGAGCGGCAGATTCAATCGTTCTATTACGAGCGCATCCTCAAAAGCCGCAAGCCCGAGAAGATGCTCGCGGAGGGACGCAAGCTGCCCGTTCCCGCCGTTCCGGCCGGCGAGGCGTTGAAGCATCCGTATGTGCTGGAGTTTCTGGGGCTGCCGGATCGGGCGGCGTTTCACGAGTCGGATCTGGAGCGGGCCATTATCACCCATCTGCAACGCTTCCTGCTGGAGCTGGGCAGCGGGTTCGCCTTCGTCGCCCGGCAGAAGCATGTCCGCATCGAGGAGCAGGACCGCTACATTGACCTGGTATTCTATCACTGCCGGCTGAAGTTCTACCTTCTGATTGACCTCAAGGTGGGGGAATTGACCCATGCGGATGTCGGCCAGATGGACGGCTACGTGCGGATGTATGACGGCCTGTTCATCGCGCCGGACGATAACCCGACAATCGGGCTCATTCTCTGCACTGAAAAGAACGAGACCGTGGCCCGCTATTCGGTGCTGAGCGATCGCAAGCAGATCTTCGCCTCTAAATACATGCTTTGCCTGCCAACGGAAGAACAACTCCGACTGGAGATCGAGAAGGAGCGGCGGCTGCAGGAGGCCACCCTAGAGGACCGCAACGATGAGTAA